From the Oncorhynchus nerka isolate Pitt River linkage group LG20, Oner_Uvic_2.0, whole genome shotgun sequence genome, one window contains:
- the LOC115101716 gene encoding transcription factor HES-2-like codes for MTPRITPETTQLVPSRSTVAQRKEANDLRKTLKPLLEKKRRARINDSLGQLKTLILPLVGKDNAPYSKLEKANILEMTVRFLRDLPSSPVKGSSDSYKEGYKACLQRVTALIPKTNLDKDSCQRVNDFIQQAMSASVDPACQICCAQSSRAFPQIQQRLLSLKANVGSRIENHSNSLPNRPQPVPQAVNANMWRPW; via the exons ATGACTCCAAGAATCACTCCTGAGACTACCCAGCTTGTCCCCTCAAGGTCCACGGTGGCCCAGAGGAAAGAAGCGAACGATCTGAGAAAG ACACTAAAGCCTTTGTTGGAAAAGAAAAGGCGCGCACGCATCAACGACAGCCTCGGTCAATTGAAGACTCTAATCCTCCCTCTGGTCGGCAAAGACAACGCTCCATACTCGAAGCTTGAGAAAGCCAATATTCTGGAGATGACCGTCCGATTCCTCCGAGATCTCCCTTCATCTCCAGTCAAAG GTTCATCAGACAGCTACAAAGAAGGGTACAAAGCCTGCCTGCAGCGCGTCACCGCTCTGATCCCCAAAACGAACCTGGACAAAGACTCGTGTCAGCGGGTGAACGACTTCATCCAGCAGGCCATGTCTGCGTCCGTCGACCCAGCTTGTCAGATCTGTTGCGCCCAGAGCTCCAGGGCTTTCCCCCAGATTCAGCAGAGACTCCTGAGCCTCAAAGCCAACGTTGGCTCCAGAATCGAGAACCACTCGAACTCGCTTCCCAACCGGCCCCAGCCAGTGCCACAAGCTGTCAATGCTAACATGTGGAGACCCTGGTAG
- the LOC115101715 gene encoding transcription factor HES-2-like: MIPNITSEFIQSFAPRPTVARRKEALELRKTMKPLLEKRRRARINDSINHLKTLILPLTGKDNSRYSKLEKADILEMTVRFLSDIPAARKKSTSDSYKEGYKACLQRVTALIPKTNLDKDSCQRLNDFIQQSMSASVDPACQNCCAQSSRAFPQIQQRLLSLKANVGSRIENHSNSLPNRPQPVPQAVNANMWRPW, encoded by the exons ATGATTCCAAATATAACCTCCGAATTTATCCAATCCTTTGCTCCAAGGCCAACTGTGGCCAGGAGAAAAGAGGCGCTTGAATTGAGAAAG ACAATGAAACCCTTGTTGGAAAAGAGAAGGCGCGCTCGTATCAATGACAGCATCAACCATCTGAAGACTCTGATCCTTCCACTCACAGGAAAAGAT AATTCTCGGTACTCGAAGCTTGAGAAAGCTGACATCCTTGAGATGACCGTAAGATTCCTTAGTGATATTCCTGCTGCTCGGAAAAAAAGTACATCAGACAGCTACAAAGAAGGGTACAAAGCCTGCCTGCAGCGCGTCACCGCTCTGATCCCCAAAACGAACCTGGACAAAGACTCGTGTCAGCGGTTGAACGACTTCATCCAGCAGTCAATGTCTGCGTCCGTCGACCCAGCTTGTCAGAACTGTTGCGCCCAGAGCTCCAGGGCTTTCCCCCAGATTCAGCAGAGACTCCTGAGCCTCAAAGCCAACGTTGGCTCCAGAATCGAGAACCACTCGAACTCGCTTCCCAACCGGCCCCAGCCAGTGCCACAAGCTGTCAATGCTAACATGTGGAGACCCTGGTAG